From a region of the Candida albicans SC5314 chromosome 1, complete sequence genome:
- a CDS encoding uncharacterized protein (Protein of unknown function; repressed by nitric oxide) gives MASASTTNPGIYSARQILLLAQLLHSDNINNVDKLTSLNENKIQNIIIQWKQHKINHLNSATINNKDSTIKLQTTVQLVELYKNLLKKYEVTNTEELANAAYFKRMSELEGIIEKDKQMFEDTLNS, from the coding sequence ATGGCAAGTGCTAGTACTACCAATCCTGGCATTTATTCTGCAAGACAAATACTATTATTAGCTCAACTACTACATTCCGATAATATAAACAATGTTGACAAATTAACTTCattgaatgaaaacaaaatacaaaatattattattcaatggAAACAACATAAGatcaatcatttaaataGTGCCACGATAAATAACAAAGATAGTACCATCAAACTTCAAACCACTGTTCAACTTGTTGAATTATACAAAAATCTACTAAAGAAATACGAAGTGACCAATACAGAGGAATTGGCAAATGCTGCTTATTTTAAACGAATGAGTGAATTAGAGGGTATTatagaaaaagataaacaGATGTTTGAAGATACTCTCAATAGTTGA
- a CDS encoding uncharacterized protein (Ortholog(s) have cytoplasm localization), with the protein MLVPPENFGTVESGIYRSTKLESENFPFLQTLNLRSMVILDTEKPPRSLNNFLEANPSLQFFNLGGMKISNHQHTGIVSKGDQDDVDMARGTSLSLNTPKNFFSSISLNRKDQWMLIEKNIVMKAFEIMFNKKNYPLLIIDSSATLIGVLRRIQKWNFNSILNEYRIYSGMSTKNNYYAETFLELVQVELIAYEHHSTSRRNSRGNNSMCMRSNSIDTDNGDLSETSDVNNFDDDYDAIEDEDDEDLDDLDDELLSASPQIPANLLKLVEQGNNSNREPKKRLSSVEGKKISHPRSNSYSNSPSFSGDHFLSARSNRRRSSTQENSFNVYKNLKFRNSHAKSPSGDYISTSPTLRRKESRNNSQVEFSELTDFMYYKNLQKYPKTFEHVHVLKIKLPAEYKLPDWFIVCRNAWEREFQRLNSEEKY; encoded by the coding sequence ATGCTTGTACCACCAGAGAACTTTGGGACGGTTGAGTCTGGAATTTACAGAAGTACCAAATTAGAAAGTGAAAACTTCCCGTTTTTACAAACTCTCAACTTGAGATCAATGGTGATATTAGATACCGAAAAGCCACCACGatcattgaataattttttagAAGCCAATCCCAGTTTGcagtttttcaatttaggTGGAATGAAAATATCTAATCATCAGCATACTGGTATTGTTTCCAAAGGTGACCAAGACGATGTTGATATGGCCAGAGGCACCAGTTTATCTCTCAACACACctaaaaatttcttcagtTCTATTTCCTTAAATCGTAAAGATCAATGGATGTTAATTGagaaaaatattgttatgaaagcatttgaaataatgtttaataagaaaaattatcCATTACTTATTATTGATAGCTCTGCCACTTTAATTGGAGTGTTGAGAAGGATACAGAAATggaatttcaattcaattcttaaTGAATATAGAATATATTCCGGAATGTCTACGAAAAATAACTATTATGCAGAAACTTTTCTTGAGTTAGTTCAAGTGGAATTAATTGCCTATGAACATCATAGCACAAGTAGAAGAAATTCTCGAGGAAATAACAGCATGTGTATGAGATCAAATTCAATCGACACTGATAATGGTGACCTTAGTGAAACAAGTGATGTGAATAATTTCGATGACGACTACGATGctattgaagatgaagatgatgaagatttggATGATTTGGACGATGAATTGCTTTCGGCATCTCCGCAGATTCCGGCAAACTTGTTAAAGCTAGTTGAACAGGGGAACAATAGTAATAGAGAACCAAAGAAACGGTTAAGTTCTGTCGAGGGGAAGAAAATTAGTCACCCCAGAAGCAACAGCTATTCCAATTCTCCTTCATTCAGTGGTGATCATTTCTTGAGTGCAAGAAGTAACCGACGCAGATCATCTACACAAGAGAATAGTTTTAACGTGTACAAAAATCTAAAGTTCAGAAACAGTCATGCCAAATCCCCCTCTGGTGATTATATCAGTACTTCTCCTACATTGAGAAGAAAAGAGTCGAGAAATAATAGTCAAGTGGAATTTAGTGAACTTACTGATTTCATGTATTACAAGAATTTGCAAAAATACCCTAAAACTTTCGAACATGTTCATGTATTAAAGATAAAGCTACCTGCCGAGTACAAGCTACCTGATTGGTTTATTGTTTGTAGAAATGCTTGGGAACGAGAGTTCCAAAGGTTGAATAGTGAAGAAAAATACTAA
- a CDS encoding uncharacterized protein (Ortholog(s) have role in macroautophagy and cytosol, nucleus, pre-autophagosomal structure localization) has product MEFIINVIAERSVLRESLKGIIWTIFFNRLFGPITPVTNEFMNVSYPMANNLPDLDSLIDEKVNRILNQITEVSNQAKINVQFLSKSSNKKKTGWFGNSTYNAQDDLVVWESWLINVESLPLDQVSNGESKNVQTSIQNFANNLTRIYDIADKFKEHIPPITSLDSAPFPYKIIIPEKKSHHNRDYHTGEEGWGTYIKKILD; this is encoded by the exons ATGGAGTTTATAATAAATGTAATAGCAGAGAGATCCGTGCTAAGAGAGTCATTAAAAG GAATCATATGgacaatattttttaatcGGTTATTTGGTCCCATAACACCAGTGACAAACGAATTCATGAATGTGTCGTATCCTATGGCTAATAACTTACCTGATTTGGATTCATTGATTGACGAGAAAGTTAATAGAATACTTAATCAAATAACTGAAGTATCAAACCAAGCTAAAATAAATGTGCAGTTTTTAAGTAAAAGTagcaacaagaagaaaactGGGTGGTTTGGTAATAGTACATATAATGCTCAGGATGATTTGGTAGTTTGGGAGTCCTGGTTGATAAACGTGGAGTCGTTACCGCTCGATCAGGTATCGAATGGCGAATCCAAAAATGTCCAAACTTCGATTCAAAACTTTGCAAATAATCTCACTAGAATATATGACATTGCAgataaattcaaagaaCATATACCACCAATCACATCGCTTGATAGTGCTCCGTTCCCctacaaaattattatcccAGAGAAAAAGTCACATCACAATCGTGACTACCACACAGGCGAAGAAGGCTGGGGAACTtatataaagaaaatactagattga
- a CDS encoding uncharacterized protein (Has domain(s) with predicted ATP binding, protein kinase activity, protein tyrosine kinase activity and role in protein phosphorylation), with protein MNHDNIALFESEFSQIHLNHRNNLDKKISPTRRKKVLYPPHLYPARLDAGRQISKELSPASVANLNSNKYDMSRTPVTPKRTTSATNSDTQNKLTNLQSSKNPFRSDRTVSYPVPDKISKKSDGQFSFMRETSSSLQKKQVLTPVNERRTTSGRSSSVGSSSTKKRLEYSRQLSQRSKRHISNSLINKSNHDFSDFENSHTGKYRSSSESSPEEYYQLNTDDIVIDESPSKPRRRMTQPLPKTDNVFDRLYPKSLKHPTAKSPTTKPNKETQTSKSIPRSKIESISQLHQSLYIKNPQLFRDDTLEEQLQAPHDIQESDLDGLSMYEKGELARKKEIYYISKRPLRQIAVNSQENNFGFDDNKGNYIIIPEDHINYRYEIISVLGTGSFGNVVMANDHKTNRLVAVKIINNHINWSLQQSINEIKLLKNLQDRQKTLQNSNIISILDNFNFRSHMCIITELLSTNLYSMLELTNFQGFGYDLLRYITKQILTGLQFIHDANIIHCDIKPENIMIKLPPSPNHNWFQIKIIDFGSSCFVNETSFTYIQSRYYRAPEVLLGTSYDQKIDIWSLGCLVVELFTGVPLLPGKNEYDQLGLIVELFGVPKPQTILKLRNKLTKKTNQVSIASNDTVVPLPSISDKNLKRTLIYKIFDHNGKINLTALSQYYNDSNAASVNKLFKIGSKTLEGQIGLHRFNLKPEEKERFLEFLLYIFVWDPSERRNTHDLLNTSFLE; from the coding sequence ATGAATCATGACAACATAGCACTATTTGAAAGTGAATTTTCACAAATACACCTTAATCATCGTAACAATCTTGACAAAAAAATCTCACCAACTCGAAGGAAAAAAGTGTTATATCCACCACATCTATACCCGGCGAGACTTGACGCTGGTAGACAAATATCAAAAGAGTTATCACCTGCTTCCGTGGctaatttgaattcaaacaaatatGACATGTCGAGGACTCCAGTTACGCCAAAGAGAACAACAAGTGCAACTAATAGCGACACTCAAAACAAACTAACCAACTTGCAGAGCTCCAAAAATCCATTCCGGTCAGACAGAACAGTGAGTTATCCAGTTCCAGATAAAATATCTAAAAAATCAGATGGCCAGTTTTCATTTATGAGAGAgacatcatcatcattacaaaagaaacaagTATTGACTCCTGTTAACGAAAGGCGTACCACCAGTGGTAGATCGTCATCCGTTGGTCTGTCCTCAACGAAGAAACGCTTAGAGTATTCTAGACAATTATCACAAAGATCCAAGAGACACATCTCCAACAGTCtaatcaataaatcaaaccaCGACTTTAGTGATTTTGAGAATTCACACACAGGCAAGTACCGACTGAGTCTGGAATCATCACCCGAAGAATATTACCAACTAAACACTGATGATATCGTCATTGATGAGTCACCTTCCAAACCAAGAAGACGCATGACCCAACCTCTACCAAAGACCGATAACGTATTTGATAGATTGTATCCTAAATCATTAAAGCATCCGACTGCAAAACTgccaacaacaaaaccGAACAAAGAAACACAAACCCTGAAATCTATTCCTCGACTGAAAATAGAGTCTATATCACAGTTGCACCAATCTTTATACATAAAAAACCCTCAACTATTCCGTGACGATACATTGGAAGAACAACTTCAAGCACCTCACGATATCCAGGAATCTGATTTAGATGGTCTCAGTATGTACGAAAAAGGTGAACTTGCAAGGAAAAAAGAGATTTATTACATATCAAAACGGCCACTTCGGCAAATAGCAGTGAATTCACAGGAAAAcaattttggatttgatgataataaaggTAATTATATTATCATTCCAGAAGATCATATCAATTATCGATACGAAATTATATCTGTTCTTGGAACAGGGTCGTTTGGGAATGTTGTTATGGCAAACGACCATAAAACAAACAGACTAGTAGCAgtcaaaataataaacaatcaCATAAATTGGTCATTACAACAATCTATCAACGAAATCAAACTACTCAAAAACTTACAGGACAGACAAAAGACTTTACAGAATTCAAACATAATATCTATTTTagataatttcaattttcgAAGTCATATGTGTATTATTACAGAACTATTATCAACGAACTTGTATTCAATGTTGGAGTTGACAAATTTCCAAGGGTTTGGTTATGATTTACTTCGGTATATAACGAAACAAATACTTACAGGATTGCAATTCATACATGATGCTAACATTATTCATTGTGATATTAAGCCAGAAAATATCATGATCAAACTTCCACCATCTCCTAACCATaattggtttcaaattaaaataatCGATTTTGGATCTTCGTGTTTTGTCAATGAAACCAGTTTCACGTATATTCAATCAAGATACTATCGAGCCCCTGAAGTACTACTTGGTACAAGTTACGACCAAAAAATAGACATATGGTCATTAGGATGTCTTGTCGTTGAATTGTTTACTGGTGTACCGTTATTACCTGGgaaaaatgaatatgaTCAACTTGGACTAATAGTGGAGTTATTCGGAGTTCCAAAGCCACAAACAATACTAAAATTGAGGAATAAATTAACGAAAAAGACGAATCAAGTACTGATTGCTTCAAACGATACAGTTGTTCCCTTGCCATCTATACTGgataaaaatttgaaaagaactttgatttataaaatatttgaccATAATGGGAAAATAAATCTTACAGCTTTATCGCAATATTATAACGATTCTAATGCCGCATCAGTTaacaaattgtttaaaatcGGTTCGAAAACTTTAGAGGGTCAAATTGGTCTTCATAGGTTTAATTTGAAACCTGAAGAGAAGGAAAGATTTTTAGAATTTTTATTGTATATATTTGTGTGGGATCCCAgtgaaagaagaaacacACACGATCTATTAAATACGTCTTTTTTAGAGTAG
- the MSO1 gene encoding Mso1p (Putative secretory protein involved in S. cerevisiae sporulation; repressed during pseudohyphal growth in the presence of lysed macrophages; Hap43-repressed; Spider biofilm induced) yields the protein MQHTSAGGGFFSKIKENYSSKLAGLSLAGGPYVEKDGSSEDNTLIHNAFVKYYDSKGLPYPDWLGVKTFQSQQQQQQQGYGRTQHQQDYSQSKYQPVRQDNTFNNSYNARQTQQQQQQQYQQQTNGSDRPNSGGYQRSSSRLQDLYNKSRQQSIPGQGYNTSNSWSHNR from the coding sequence ATGCAACATACAAGTGCTGGCGGAGGATTCTTTTCCAAGATAAAAGAGAACTATAGCAGTAAATTAGCAGGATTATCACTAGCTGGTGGACCCTATGTTGAGAAAGATGGCTCTTCAGAGGATAACACACTAATTCACAATGCATTCGTCAAGTATTATGACTCTAAAGGCTTACCCTACCCGGACTGGTTAGGCGTAAAGACATTTcaatcacaacaacagcaacaacagcaaggATACGGCAGAACTCAGCACCAACAAGATTATTCCCAATCCAAATACCAACCAGTACGTCAAGACAACACTTTTAACAATAGTTATAATGCCAGACAAAcacaacagcagcaacagcaacaatatcaacaacaaacaaatggTTCTGATAGACCCAACTCAGGTGGCTATCAACGTTCTTCGAGTCGATTACAAGACTTGTATAACAAATCTCGTCAACAATCTATACCAGGCCAGGGATATAATACAAGTAACTCTTGGAGTCATAATCGTTag
- the PXA2 gene encoding ATP-binding cassette long-chain fatty acid transporter (Putative peroxisomal, half-size adrenoleukodystrophy protein (ALD or ALDp) subfamily ABC transporter; Gcn4p-regulated), producing MSIENSKLQKNSLALSLLKVYKSNRSLLLNTSYIILLTAAFAGATNTGKTSSSSRPPNKEDSQDEKELKKKSHKLSKESFNRLARAILPSFLDKSIFYLLANLVLLVVRALLTIKVATLDGQLVGALVSKRLKLFGRYLAYWMLLGIPAAFTNALLNWTKQNLSKTIRTNLNKNIMEEYLPDSLDANYYSLMHLSGNKIKDPNQRITTDVSRLSYALASLPGQLLKPTLDLILCARQLSKSGVGNGEGTLALGLLAHFSTMIIRFFSPPFAKLAAERANLEGQLRSAHSKIVSNNEEIAFLRGHYRELDYIDYCYYTLERFSKGEYWKKAIHEIAQTFIVKYFWGAAGLVLCSAPIFIGKYFGESDDKNAAGNFITNRRLLLSASDSLDRLIYSRRYLLQIVGHASRVSDFLDTLDDVDRKKKTITANVKYNNNEITFDKVKLMTPADVTLIESLDFSIKSGDHLLIAGPNGSGKSSLFRMLGGLWPVKKGVITIPHTDNMFYLPQRAYLVEGTLREQIIYPHALDQQKKTDNELKQILQVLKLDHYFDQLDSDKNWGEELSIGAQQRLAMARLYYHKPKFAVLDECTSAVSPDMEQFMYKHAQELGITVLSVAHRTALWHFHKYLLKFDGKGGYTFDKLDEETILKLQKEGSGLTKKPENKSESTK from the coding sequence ATGTCAATAGAGAACTCAAAACTACAAAAGAACTCGTTGGCACTATCATTGTTGAAGGTATACAAGTCCAATAGATCGTTGCTATTGAACACTTCCTATATAATATTGTTAACTGCTGCTTTTGCAGGTGCAACAAACACAGGCaaaacatcatcatcttcaagACCACCAAACAAAGAAGATAGTCAAGATGAAAAAgagttgaaaaagaaatcacaTAAGTTGTCAAAGGAGTCGTTCAATAGATTGGCAAGGGCTATTTTACCTTCATTTCTTGACAAATctatattttatttacttgccaatttagttttattgGTTGTAAGAGCATTGTTAACTATTAAAGTGGCAACATTAGATGGTCAGTTAGTTGGTGCTCTTGTATCGAAAAgattaaaattatttggaAGGTATTTGGCTTATTGGATGCTTCTTGGTATTCCTGCTGCCTTTACCAATGCATTGTTAAACTGGACCAAACAAAATTTAAGCAAGACCATCAGAACTAACttgaacaaaaatattatgGAAGAGTATTTACCTGATAGTTTAGATgcaaattattattctttgaTGCATTTATCTGGAAATAAAATTAAGGATCCAAACCAAAGAATCACCACTGATGTTTCACGTTTGAGTTATGCATTAGCTAGTCTACCAGGacaattattgaaaccAACTTTGGATTTGATATTATGTGCTAGACAATTGAGTAAAAGTGGTGTTGGTAATGGAGAAGGAACTTTGGCATTGGGATTGTTGGCTCATTTCTCAACTATGATTATTCGTTTCTTTTCACCCCCATTTGCCAAATTAGCAGCCGAAAGAGCCAATCTAGAAGGTCAATTACGTTCAGCACATTCCAAAATTGTTTCCAATAATGAGGAAATTGCATTTTTGAGAGGTCATTACAGAGAACTAGATTACATTGATTATTGTTACTACACCTTAGAACGATTTTCTAAAGGTGAATACTGGAAAAAAGCCATTCATGAAATTGCCCAAACTTTCATTGTAAAATACTTTTGGGGTGCTGCAGGGTTAGTTTTATGTTCTGCTCCAATTTTCATTGGGAAATATTTTGGAGAATCAGATGATAAAAATGCTGCAGGAAATTTCATTACAAATAGAAGGTTATTGTTAAGTGCATCTGATTCCTTAGATCGTTTGATATATTCCAGACGTTACTTGCTTCAAATAGTTGGACATGCTAGCAGAGTTTCCGATTTCTTAGATACATTAGATGATGTTGATcgcaaaaagaaaacaatcaCCGCTAATGTAAAatataacaacaatgaaaTTACTTTTGATAAGGTGAAATTAATGACTCCAGCTGATGTAACGTTAATTGAAAGTTTGGACTTTTCCATCAAATCGGGTGatcatttattgattgCTGGACCAAACGGATCCGGaaaatcttcattatttagAATGCTTGGAGGATTATGGCCAGTCAAAAAAGGTGTGATTACTATTCCACATACTGATAATATGTTCTACTTGCCACAAAGAGCATATCTTGTTGAAGGTACTTTGAGAGAACAAATCATTTATCCCCATGCACTCGatcaacaaaagaaaactgATAAcgaattgaaacaaattttgcaagttttgaaattggatcactattttgatcaattagATTCTGATAAGAACTGGGGTGAAGAATTGTCAATTGGGGCTCAACAAAGATTAGCTATGGCCAGATTGTATTACCATAAACCCAAATTTGCTGTGTTGGATGAGTGTACTTCTGCCGTCTCTCCTGATATGGAACAGTTCATGTATAAGCATGCCCAGGAATTGGGAATCACTGTTTTGTCTGTTGCTCATAGAACTGCGTTATGGCATTTccataaatatttattgaaattcGATGGTAAAGGTGGTTATACTTTTGATAAACTAGATGAGGAAAcgattttgaaattacaaAAGGAAGGGTCAGGGTTGACAAAGAAACCAGAAAATAAAAGTGAATCAACGAAATGA
- the ZCF30 gene encoding Zcf30p (Predicted Zn(II)2Cys6 transcription factor; mutants are viable; repressed by fluphenazine; Spider biofilm induced), translating to MPPKEDKKEKRTKPCCNCKRSKVKCVYTSSLPCERCVKTGQAATCQFVPKLPSFKLPSIDSNNHATRLPSTTPVLNAPSTFTPSLNNSGPLPSHLINSNLHNPIPALIPTHSSMNTQVYNNSASPPTLQNASDTAWKSQIEHRLSGFDSKIDNLVEMLKVNQQFVMNNQMQFLQQQQQQQQQQQQQYSISERQENYPSGYLTNGNSSQHVDTHRTELNSKLIGDSNESQKRKPEISETRHESPKKRKFQTEFSHDFRDGFLTKKDAHELFHFFDANISQQLFGFEISKFDVDEIWDSCPILVCAISTIASIHHPKLSTKSKQLQVYLHNLCGSIILNKPRNEQDGFNTIVALILCSFWLSDSQMFTGLALQLAKEYGLNQPNQKNKDKLKLWYLLYVLDGQQSLTFNRQPLLNSQEYSLKHSKELLLGEKGNKLSDSKSKALIKNKNKSNSKPLTDEEISKLMAKQRLTDMRLVSQVEYNQAINEAFKGTAWDLLAPASFGIPSKSNLELDRWMVSWTVLLSPESFGAIWSTKSTLIYYNFAKMHINSSAVRKITLDPNNGQFPKLDTSLSHNSTSNCSNNTLAVKKQQPNYDSEDSSDDEFDEDEFISNKELVSPDEAVINANIALNAAQTVLNLVINDKDILDNLKYVPVHIHIMLYYASLLLINPPKRSNNQTVQMNDIDYYDNLLNNLKVVRILQRKIYMNLPIDSSFGNRLIKNLQDVLGEKLHEIQIFVDELPDDHVEKHQLRTKVNALFESSENKFEEITEYEVSSSGASSKSTTPLPEKISAWPGSNHGHP from the coding sequence ATGCCACCAAAGGAGGACAAAAAGGAGAAACGAACCAAACCGTGTTGTAACTGTAAAAGATCAAAGGTAAAATGTGTTTATACGAGTTCTTTACCTTGTGAAAGATGTGTGAAGACAGGACAAGCTGCTACGTGTCAGTTTGTGCCAAAACTACCATCGTTTAAACTACCGTCTATAGATTCGAATAACCATGCGACGAGACTACCATCTACAACACCTGTGCTAAATGCTCCATCTACGTTCACACCATCCCTAAATAATTCAGGTCCTTTGCCGTcacatttaataaattcaaatctacATAATCCTATTCCTGCATTAATACCGACACATAGTTCCATGAATACTCAAGTGTATAATAATCTGGCACTGCCGCCAACCCTACAAAATGCATCTGATACAGCTTGGAAATCGCAAATCGAACATCGATTATCTGGTTTTGATTCgaaaattgataatttagtGGAGATGTTAAAAGTCAACCAACAATTTGTAATGAATAATCAGATGCAGtttttacaacaacaacagcagcagcagcagcagcagcaacagcaatatAGTATTTCTGAAAGACAGGAGAATTATCCCTCGGGATATTTGACGAATGGAAACAGTTCTCAACACGTTGATACTCATCGAACTGAATTGAATAGTAAATTGATTGGCGACTCAAACGAATCTCAAAAACGAAAACCGGAAATATCAGAGACTAGACATGAAAGTCCCAAAAAACGTAAATTTCAAACAGAATTCTCCCACGATTTCCGTGATGGGTTTTTAACCAAAAAAGATGCCCACGAGttattccatttttttgatGCCAATATTTCCCAACAACTATTCggatttgaaatttcaaagTTTGATGTGGATGAAATATGGGATAGTTGTCCCATATTAGTGTGTGCAATAAGTACAATTGCATCGATCCATCATCCTAAACTAtcaaccaaatcaaaacaattaCAAGTCTACCTCCATAATTTATGTGGCTCAATAATACTCAACAAGCCTCGCAATGAACAAGATGGTTTCAATACAATTGTTGCCTTGATTTTGTGCAGCTTTTGGTTGAGTGATTCCCAAATGTTTACTGGGCTCGCCTTGCAATTAGCTAAAGAGTATGGATTAAACCAgccaaaccaaaaaaataaagataaattaaAGTTGTGGTATTTGTTGTATGTATTGGATGGACAACAAAGTTTGACTTTTAATAGACAACCACTTTTGAACTCACAAGAGTATTCATTGAAACACAgtaaagaattattattaggaGAAAAGGGCAACAAGTTATCTGACCTGAAATCCAAAGCATTgataaaaaacaaaaacaaatcaaattccaAACCATTGACAGACGAGGAAATATCCAAATTAATGGCAAAACAAAGATTAACGGATATGAGATTAGTTTCACAAGTTGAATATAACCAAGCGATTAATGAAGCATTTAAGGGAACGGCGTGGGATTTATTGGCACCGGCATCATTTGGAATACCGtctaaatcaaatttggaATTAGATCGATGGATGGTTTCTTGGACTGTGTTATTATCGCCAGAAAGTTTCGGAGCTATTTGGTctacaaaatcaacattaatttattataattttgcCAAAATGCACATAAACTCTAGTGCTGTGAGAAAGATAACCCTTGATCCTAACAATGGtcaatttccaaaattggACACATCTTTAAGTCATAATTCTACGAGTAATTGTTCTAATAATACGTTGGCTGTTAAGAAGCAACAACCAAATTACGATTCAGAAGATTCCTCAGATGATGAGTTTGATGAAGACGAATTTATCTCAAACAAGGAGTTAGTATCTCCAGATGAAGCCGTTATAAATGCTAATATTGCATTGAACGCGGCGCAGACGGTTTTGAATTTAGTAATCAATGATAAGGACATTTTGGACAACTTAAAGTATGTGCCTGTACATATACATATTATGTTGTACTATgcttcattattattgataaatccTCCTAAAAGATCCAACAACCAAACAGTACAGATGAATGACATAGATTACTATGATAACTTActaaataatttgaaagttGTTCGAATTTTGCAACGGAAAATCTATATGAATTTACCCATTGATTCTAGTTTTGGTAATAGATTAATAAAGAATCTACAAGATGTGTTGGGTGAGAAACTACACGagattcaaatatttgttgaCGAATTGCCCGATGATCATGTGGAGAAGCATCAATTAAGGACAAAAGTCAATGCATTGTTTGAATCGagtgaaaataaatttgaagagATTACAGAATATGAAgttagtagtagtggtgcAAGCAGTAAGAGTACAACTCCACTACCTGAAAAAATATCGGCTTGGCCAGGGTCAAACCATGGGCATCCTTAA
- a CDS encoding uncharacterized protein (Has domain(s) with predicted cofactor binding activity) → MSMKSKIKSFFGKNRQYAVAGASNNPSKFGYKILNWYILHDLPVIPINPKEQEILGKEVVSNVSAIINAIEKHQDISNYKTSGVDGLSISFLTPPAVTVATLEEIGKIDGFDKVIKGLWFQPGSYDNEVLELAEKLGEFDKVVHEDECILVRGEEGMISANL, encoded by the coding sequence ATGTCTATGAAATCAAAgataaaatcatttttcGGTAAAAACAGACAATATGCGGTTGCTGGCGCAAGCAACAATCCATCAAAATTTGGTTAcaagattttgaattggtACATTTTGCATGATCTTCCAGTCATTCCAATCAACCCcaaagaacaagaaattttgGGTAAAGAAGTTGTCTCAAATGTCTCGGCTATCATCAACGCTATTGAAAAACACCAGGACATTTCTAATTACAAAACTTCTGGTGTTGATGGTTTGAGTATTTCATTCTTGACCCCACCTGCAGTAACTGTGGCAACTTTGGAAGAAATTGGCAAAATTGATGGTTTCGACAAGGTCATTAAGGGTTTATGGTTTCAGCCAGGAAGTTACGACAATGAAGTATTAGAATTAGCTGAAAAACTTGGCGAGTTTGACAAAGTCGTACATGAAGATGAATGTATTTTGGTTAGAGGTGAAGAAGGTATGATTTCTGCCAACTTGTAA